In Methanosarcina siciliae T4/M, one genomic interval encodes:
- a CDS encoding DUF1699 family protein, with protein sequence MGLGSIRIRVVTSRDEILSLEHEEKAVHLAFRPSDRDLFSLVKTCPGIEILQLPASSYEGLSKFIKMFLGSSGIHLVKGDVSGHWHDLNNYFVIPSYVLEKIKELEVQGRTEEEIIEEITSLRKISPDMVLHLLHSSFLTTCPERPGINNINRF encoded by the coding sequence ATGGGGTTAGGTAGTATACGTATTAGAGTGGTAACCAGCAGGGATGAAATCCTTAGCCTGGAACATGAAGAAAAGGCAGTACATCTTGCTTTCAGGCCCTCGGATAGGGACCTCTTCAGTCTGGTCAAGACCTGCCCTGGAATTGAAATACTTCAGCTTCCGGCCTCATCCTATGAAGGGCTTTCAAAATTTATTAAGATGTTTTTAGGCTCTTCAGGAATTCACCTGGTAAAGGGTGATGTCAGCGGGCACTGGCATGACCTGAATAATTATTTTGTAATACCTTCCTATGTGCTCGAGAAAATAAAAGAGCTGGAGGTTCAGGGCAGAACCGAAGAAGAAATAATTGAGGAGATAACAAGTCTCAGAAAAATCAGCCCTGATATGGTCCTTCACCTGCTTCACAGTTCTTTTCTTACCACATGCCCCGAAAGGCCCGGAATAAACAATATAAACCGGTTTTAA
- the hypF gene encoding carbamoyltransferase HypF, whose translation MQNEARLLHVTGTVQGVGFRPFIYRLAKSHGLSGYVKNLGNHVEILIEGKRANLESFLNNLPEKKPPLARIKKIKINIVSFSGLPEFIIIQSEEGTFENSIIPPDTAICEECRREIFDSSSRYYHYPFTVCTNCGPRYTTVRTLPYDRENTTMADFPLCEDCEVEYTNPFNRRYHAQPFCCPECGPEIWLSDAQGKVFEKNYEAIVKASDLLEQGSILSIKGFGGFHIACNARKEDPVKELRRRLGRPEQPFAVMAKNTAVVESFAEPRDGDRRCLTSSRRPITVLPKSKAFKLAESVSPNLHNIGVMLPYTGTQNLLFDLVPDSVYVMTSANLPGRPMVIENEEALEKLKGIADFHLLHNRVIANRNDDTVIRVVNGQKAFIRRSRGFVPEPIGLPFEVEAVAGIGAEMNSTITLAKGNLAYISQYLGNTSHIETFRYHAEVFQHLVQLTGIEPLKWGCDLHPSFNTTRFAISRGEEKALRIQHHYAHILALMADNSLPEDSRVLGIALDGVGYGEDGTVWGGEILGTSYFGYKRLGHLLPQSMPGGDLAVKIPGRMVLGMLSGKLGEAELEKLPLYFPRGRQEFSAVAQQLRRKINVTVSSSAGRVLDAAAALLGICQVRTYEGEPAMKLESAAKKSLQKPDLPLVFKKEGKAGTPVLDTTELLLGVYEYSGGKYSPEDLAFAVEENLAKGIAEITITLAAKKGFEKVGLSGGVAYNDHITSCIAGTVKEAGFEFLTHRRVPCGDGCISFGQAIAAGLATGSEGTL comes from the coding sequence ATGCAAAACGAAGCCAGACTTCTTCATGTGACAGGCACGGTGCAGGGTGTCGGCTTTCGCCCTTTCATCTATCGGCTTGCAAAATCCCACGGGCTTTCAGGTTACGTGAAAAACCTTGGAAACCACGTAGAGATCCTTATCGAGGGCAAAAGGGCAAACCTTGAAAGTTTCCTTAACAACCTGCCTGAAAAGAAACCTCCGCTTGCGAGAATAAAAAAAATCAAAATAAATATCGTCTCTTTTTCCGGTTTACCGGAGTTCATTATTATCCAGAGTGAAGAGGGGACATTTGAAAACTCCATAATTCCTCCAGACACGGCTATTTGTGAAGAATGCAGGAGGGAAATTTTTGACTCCTCTTCCAGATACTATCATTATCCTTTTACAGTCTGTACAAACTGCGGCCCACGTTACACAACAGTCCGCACCCTCCCCTATGACCGGGAAAATACTACAATGGCAGATTTTCCCCTCTGCGAGGACTGCGAAGTGGAATATACCAACCCTTTCAACCGGAGGTACCATGCCCAGCCTTTTTGCTGCCCGGAATGCGGACCCGAAATCTGGCTTTCGGATGCTCAGGGAAAAGTCTTCGAAAAGAATTATGAAGCAATTGTAAAAGCTTCCGACCTTCTCGAGCAGGGTTCGATTCTCTCGATCAAGGGCTTCGGAGGTTTTCATATTGCCTGTAATGCCCGAAAGGAAGACCCCGTAAAAGAGCTTCGAAGAAGGCTCGGGCGCCCGGAGCAGCCTTTTGCGGTCATGGCAAAAAACACAGCAGTTGTAGAGTCCTTTGCAGAGCCGAGAGATGGAGACCGGAGATGCCTCACCTCTTCCCGCCGCCCCATAACCGTGCTTCCCAAATCAAAGGCCTTCAAACTGGCAGAATCGGTTTCTCCGAACCTGCACAATATAGGAGTCATGCTTCCCTATACAGGCACCCAGAACCTTCTATTCGATCTTGTGCCGGATTCTGTATATGTTATGACCTCGGCAAACCTTCCGGGAAGGCCTATGGTTATTGAAAATGAAGAAGCGCTTGAAAAACTTAAAGGGATTGCGGACTTTCACCTGTTACATAACAGGGTTATCGCAAACAGGAATGATGATACAGTTATCCGGGTTGTTAACGGACAGAAGGCTTTTATCCGGCGTTCCCGAGGATTTGTGCCTGAACCCATAGGACTGCCCTTTGAAGTTGAAGCAGTGGCAGGGATCGGGGCTGAAATGAACTCGACAATAACCCTGGCGAAAGGAAACCTGGCTTACATCTCCCAGTATCTCGGAAATACCAGCCATATTGAAACCTTCAGGTACCACGCTGAGGTTTTCCAGCATCTGGTCCAGCTTACAGGAATAGAACCCCTCAAATGGGGCTGCGACCTGCACCCTTCTTTTAATACAACCCGTTTTGCAATAAGCAGGGGCGAAGAAAAAGCCCTTCGGATCCAGCACCACTACGCCCACATCCTTGCCCTGATGGCGGACAATTCCCTGCCTGAAGACTCCAGGGTTCTGGGAATTGCCCTTGACGGGGTCGGTTACGGGGAGGACGGCACGGTCTGGGGAGGAGAAATTCTTGGAACCTCATATTTCGGATACAAGCGCCTGGGACACCTGCTTCCCCAGTCCATGCCTGGAGGAGACCTTGCAGTAAAAATTCCTGGCAGAATGGTTCTTGGGATGCTTTCCGGGAAGCTTGGAGAAGCAGAACTGGAAAAGCTGCCTCTTTACTTCCCCAGGGGCAGGCAGGAGTTTTCTGCAGTTGCGCAGCAGCTCCGGCGAAAAATAAACGTTACCGTGAGCAGCAGCGCAGGAAGAGTGCTGGATGCGGCGGCAGCCCTTCTGGGAATTTGCCAGGTAAGGACCTATGAAGGTGAGCCTGCAATGAAGCTTGAATCTGCAGCAAAGAAAAGCCTTCAAAAGCCTGACCTTCCTCTGGTTTTCAAAAAGGAAGGAAAAGCCGGAACCCCGGTACTTGATACTACTGAACTCCTGCTGGGAGTTTACGAATATTCCGGCGGAAAATATTCCCCTGAGGATCTTGCGTTTGCCGTGGAAGAAAACCTTGCAAAAGGAATAGCGGAAATTACCATCACCCTTGCCGCGAAAAAAGGTTTTGAGAAGGTCGGATTGAGTGGGGGGGTTGCCTACAACGACCATATAACCTCCTGTATTGCAGGAACTGTAAAGGAAGCAGGCTTTGAATTTCTCACTCACCGCCGTGTCCCGTGCGGAGACGGCTGTATTTCCTTCGGGCAGGCTATAGCAGCCGGGCTCGCAACTGGTTCAGAAGGAACTCTATGA
- a CDS encoding V-type ATP synthase subunit D translates to MAQQDVKPTRSELIQLKKKIKLSESGHKLLKMKRDGLILEFFKILNEARNVRTELDAAFAKSTEKINLACAVNGMVEVKSTAFTAKEFPEIQLSGHNIMGVVVPKISSTGVRKPLYERGYGIIGTNSYIDETADAYEDLVEKIIVAAELETTMKRLLDEIEKTKRRVNALEFKVIPELNETMKFIRFALEEMERENTFRLKRVKARMKD, encoded by the coding sequence ATGGCTCAGCAGGATGTAAAACCAACTCGGTCAGAGTTAATCCAGCTCAAGAAAAAGATCAAGCTGTCTGAAAGCGGGCACAAGCTCCTGAAGATGAAAAGAGACGGTCTGATCCTTGAGTTCTTCAAAATCCTTAACGAAGCAAGGAACGTCAGAACCGAGCTGGATGCTGCCTTCGCAAAAAGTACGGAAAAAATTAACCTGGCCTGTGCTGTGAATGGAATGGTTGAGGTCAAATCAACTGCCTTTACAGCTAAGGAATTCCCTGAAATTCAACTTTCAGGGCATAACATCATGGGTGTAGTGGTGCCAAAGATCAGTTCTACTGGAGTCCGCAAACCCCTCTACGAGAGGGGTTACGGTATTATCGGTACAAACTCGTACATTGATGAGACTGCCGATGCTTACGAGGACCTTGTAGAAAAGATCATTGTTGCCGCGGAGCTGGAAACAACAATGAAAAGGCTCCTTGATGAAATCGAGAAGACCAAAAGGCGTGTTAACGCTCTTGAATTCAAGGTCATTCCCGAACTCAATGAAACCATGAAATTCATCCGTTTCGCCCTTGAAGAAATGGAAAGGGAAAACACCTTCAGGCTAAAGAGAGTCAAGGCAAGAATGAAAGATTAA
- a CDS encoding ATP synthase subunit B encodes MVKEYKTITQIAGPLIFVEKTEPVGYNEIVNIKMSDGTMRRGQVLDSSADIVVVQVFEGTGGLDKECGVIFTGETLKLPASIDLLGRILSGSGDPRDGGPRIVPDQLLDINGAAMNPYARLPPKDFIQTGISTIDGTNTLVRGQKLPIFSASGLPHNEIALQIARQASVPGSESAFAVVFAAMGITNEEAQYFMSDFEKTGALERAVVFLNLADDPAVERIVTPRMALTAAEYLAYEHGMHVLVILTDITNYAEALRQMGAARNEVPGRRGYPGYMYTDLATLYERAGIVKGAKGSVTQIPILSMPGDDITHPIPDLSGYITEGQIVVARELHRKGIYPPINVLPSLSRLMNSGIGPGKTREDHKAVSDQMYAGYAEGRDLRGLVAIVGKEALSERDTKFLEFADLFEDKFVRQGRNENRTIADTLEIGWQILTHLPENQLGRIDNKYIEKYHPAHRKAK; translated from the coding sequence ATGGTAAAAGAGTATAAGACAATCACTCAGATTGCAGGGCCTCTTATCTTTGTCGAGAAAACAGAGCCTGTAGGTTACAATGAAATTGTTAACATTAAAATGTCTGATGGGACAATGCGTAGGGGTCAGGTGCTTGACTCTTCCGCTGACATTGTGGTTGTTCAGGTTTTCGAAGGTACCGGTGGGCTTGACAAGGAATGCGGTGTGATTTTCACAGGGGAAACCCTGAAGCTTCCCGCATCTATCGACCTTCTCGGCAGGATTCTATCCGGTTCCGGAGACCCAAGGGACGGCGGACCTAGGATTGTTCCCGACCAGTTGCTGGACATCAACGGGGCCGCAATGAACCCGTACGCCAGGCTGCCTCCAAAAGACTTTATCCAGACAGGCATCTCCACAATCGACGGGACAAACACGCTGGTTCGTGGGCAGAAACTGCCTATCTTCTCAGCATCAGGTCTCCCACACAATGAAATTGCCCTGCAGATCGCAAGGCAGGCTTCTGTGCCAGGGTCCGAATCTGCTTTCGCTGTGGTTTTCGCAGCAATGGGTATCACCAATGAAGAAGCCCAGTATTTCATGAGCGACTTTGAAAAGACAGGCGCTCTCGAAAGAGCAGTTGTGTTCCTGAACCTTGCAGACGACCCTGCTGTCGAACGTATAGTCACTCCGCGTATGGCTCTCACAGCAGCCGAGTACCTGGCATACGAGCACGGAATGCATGTTCTCGTCATCCTGACTGACATTACAAACTATGCAGAAGCTCTCCGTCAGATGGGTGCCGCCCGTAACGAAGTTCCTGGTCGCCGTGGTTACCCCGGTTACATGTACACTGACCTTGCAACTCTCTACGAGCGTGCAGGTATTGTCAAAGGTGCCAAGGGATCCGTTACTCAAATTCCTATCCTCTCAATGCCCGGTGACGACATAACCCACCCGATTCCTGACCTTTCAGGGTATATTACCGAAGGCCAGATCGTGGTTGCCAGAGAACTGCACAGGAAGGGTATTTACCCGCCAATTAATGTGCTGCCATCCCTGTCAAGGCTGATGAACTCCGGTATCGGACCAGGCAAGACAAGGGAAGACCACAAGGCGGTTTCTGACCAGATGTACGCAGGTTATGCAGAAGGGCGTGACCTGAGAGGTCTCGTGGCAATCGTCGGTAAGGAAGCGCTGTCCGAAAGAGACACCAAGTTCCTTGAGTTTGCCGACCTCTTCGAGGACAAATTTGTCCGTCAGGGCAGAAACGAGAACAGGACAATAGCGGATACCCTGGAGATAGGATGGCAGATCCTTACTCACCTTCCTGAGAACCAGTTGGGTAGGATTGACAACAAATATATCGAAAAATATCACCCGGCACACAGAAAGGCTAAGTGA